In Rhodamnia argentea isolate NSW1041297 chromosome 11, ASM2092103v1, whole genome shotgun sequence, one genomic interval encodes:
- the LOC115751111 gene encoding phosphoglucan phosphatase LSF1, chloroplastic isoform X2 has protein sequence MASLQLAGCGALERRCCAPFRGGEPRFSGGFTRRERVRGRGGICRVLAMSSDPPSLKMNLNEYMVTLDKPLGIRFALAADGKIFVHALKRGGNAEKSRIIMVGDTLKKSSDPSGGKLVEIRDFGDTEMMMKEKMGSFSLVLERPFSPFPIHQLQRLSELDILYNKGFIPVVTWNKALLASNLRASEGSGNCGFVLFSSKFLSLDGWRLLSNQNGQTIAQVLQKNSPTPIMSPVVCIFSEDDSGDGDWTYGSFPLEEYIRALERSEGELYYNHSLGMRYSKITEQIYVGSCIQTDADVDTLSSIVGVTAILNFQGGVESQNWGINPNAINESCQRRGVLMINYPIRDSDSFDMRKKLPFCVGLLLRLLKKNHRVYITCTTGLDRSPACVIAYLHWITDTSLHAAYNFLTGLHSCSPDRPAIAWATWDLIAMVESGRHDGPATHAVTFVWNGHEGEDVNLVGDFTGNWKEPVKATHKGGSRYEAEVRLPQGKYYYKYIVNGQWRHSTNSPAERDDSGNVNNVIMVGDTASIRPSVQQQKKDANIVKVIERPLTESERFMLAKAARCFAFSVCPIRLAPK, from the exons ATGGCTTCTCTGCAACTCGCCGGTTGCGGAGCTCTCGAACGTCGCTGCTGCGCTCCGTTTCGGGGCGGAGAACCGCGGTTCAGCGGCGGATTCACCCGTCGAGAGAGGGTCAGGGGTCGCGGAGGGATTTGCAGGGTCCTCGCGATGTCGAGCGATCCTCCTTCGTTGAAGATGAACCTCAACGAGTACATGGTTACTCTCGATAAGCCTCTCGGCATCCGATTCGCGCTCGCCGCCGACGGTAAAATCTTCGTTCACGCTCTTAAGCGAGGG GGTAATGCGGAGAAGTCTAGGATTATAATGGTAGGCGACACTTTGAAAAAGTCGAGCGATCCGTCTGGTGGCAAGCTTGTGGAGATTAGGGACTTTGGTGATACAGA GATGATGATGAAAGAGAAAATGGGGTCTTTTAGCCTGGTTCTGGAGCGACCATTCTCTCCATTCCCTATTCACCAACTGCAGCGTTTGAGTGAGCTGGATATACTATACAATAAAGGTTTCATTCCTGTTGTTACTTGGAATAAGGCTTTACTGGCATCAAATTTGAGAGCTTCTGAGGGAAGTGGAAATTGTGGATTTGTGTTGTTTTCTTCAAAGTTTTTGTCCTTGGATGGATGGAGGCTGTTAAGCAATCAAAATGGACAAACCATTGCTCAAGTTCTGCAGAAAAACAGTCCCACTCCAATCATGAGTCCAGTTGTTTGTATTTTCTCCGAAGATGATTCTGGAGATGGAGACTGGACTTATGGAAGCTTCCCTCTTGAAGAATACATTAGAGCACTCGAACGATCTGAAGGAGAGCTTTATTATAACCATTCCCTTGGTATGCGCTACAGTAAG ATTACGGAGCAAATATATGTTGGATCATGCATACAGACAGATGCTGATGTGGATACTCTCTCAAGCATTGTG GGTGTCACTGCTATATTGAATTTTCAAGGAGGAGTtgaatcacaaaattggggaaTCAATCCAAATGCAATTAATGAGTCATGCCAACGACGTGGTGTTCTCATGATAAATTATCCCATAAG GGACTCAGATTCCTTTGATATGAGGAAGAAACTGCCTTTCTGTGTGGGGCTCCTGCTACGTTTGTTGAAGAAGAACCATCGTGTATACATCACCTGCACTACTGGTCTTGATCGGTCACCTGCATGTGTGATAGCATATCTCCACTGGATTACTGATACTTCCCTCCATGCAGCTTACAATTTTTTAACTGGGCTACACTCTTGCAGTCCTGACAG ACCTGCGATTGCTTGGGCAACATGGGATCTTATAGCCATGGTGGAGAGTGGTAGACATGATGGACCAGCAACCCATGCTGTGACTTTTGTCTGGAATGGACATGAG GGAGAGGATGTAAACTTGGTGGGTGATTTTACGGGCAATTGGAAGGAACCAGTGAAGGCGACCCACAAAGGTGGATCTAGATATGAAGCTGAAGTGAGACTTCCACAGGGGAA ATACTACTACAAGTATATTGTTAATGGACAATGGCGTCATTCTACAAACTCACCAGCTGAGAGAGATGACAGTGGTAATGTTAATAATGTGATCATGGTTGGTGATACAGCCAGTATAAGGCCTTCAGTTCAACAACAGAAGAAG GATGCCAACATTGTGAAAGTGATCGAGAGGCCCCTGACAGAGAGTGAACGATTTATGCTGGCAAAAGCAGCTCGTTGTTTTGCTTTCTCCGTCTGCCCTATAAGATTGGCTCCTAAGTGA
- the LOC115751111 gene encoding phosphoglucan phosphatase LSF1, chloroplastic isoform X3, protein MMMKEKMGSFSLVLERPFSPFPIHQLQRLSELDILYNKGFIPVVTWNKALLASNLRASEGSGNCGFVLFSSKFLSLDGWRLLSNQNGQTIAQVLQKNSPTPIMSPVVCIFSEDDSGDGDWTYGSFPLEEYIRALERSEGELYYNHSLGMRYSKITEQIYVGSCIQTDADVDTLSSIVGVTAILNFQGGVESQNWGINPNAINESCQRRGVLMINYPIRDSDSFDMRKKLPFCVGLLLRLLKKNHRVYITCTTGLDRSPACVIAYLHWITDTSLHAAYNFLTGLHSCSPDRPAIAWATWDLIAMVESGRHDGPATHAVTFVWNGHEGEDVNLVGDFTGNWKEPVKATHKGGSRYEAEVRLPQGKYYYKYIVNGQWRHSTNSPAERDDSGNVNNVIMVGDTASIRPSVQQQKKDANIVKVIERPLTESERFMLAKAARCFAFSVCPIRLAPK, encoded by the exons ATGATGATGAAAGAGAAAATGGGGTCTTTTAGCCTGGTTCTGGAGCGACCATTCTCTCCATTCCCTATTCACCAACTGCAGCGTTTGAGTGAGCTGGATATACTATACAATAAAGGTTTCATTCCTGTTGTTACTTGGAATAAGGCTTTACTGGCATCAAATTTGAGAGCTTCTGAGGGAAGTGGAAATTGTGGATTTGTGTTGTTTTCTTCAAAGTTTTTGTCCTTGGATGGATGGAGGCTGTTAAGCAATCAAAATGGACAAACCATTGCTCAAGTTCTGCAGAAAAACAGTCCCACTCCAATCATGAGTCCAGTTGTTTGTATTTTCTCCGAAGATGATTCTGGAGATGGAGACTGGACTTATGGAAGCTTCCCTCTTGAAGAATACATTAGAGCACTCGAACGATCTGAAGGAGAGCTTTATTATAACCATTCCCTTGGTATGCGCTACAGTAAG ATTACGGAGCAAATATATGTTGGATCATGCATACAGACAGATGCTGATGTGGATACTCTCTCAAGCATTGTG GGTGTCACTGCTATATTGAATTTTCAAGGAGGAGTtgaatcacaaaattggggaaTCAATCCAAATGCAATTAATGAGTCATGCCAACGACGTGGTGTTCTCATGATAAATTATCCCATAAG GGACTCAGATTCCTTTGATATGAGGAAGAAACTGCCTTTCTGTGTGGGGCTCCTGCTACGTTTGTTGAAGAAGAACCATCGTGTATACATCACCTGCACTACTGGTCTTGATCGGTCACCTGCATGTGTGATAGCATATCTCCACTGGATTACTGATACTTCCCTCCATGCAGCTTACAATTTTTTAACTGGGCTACACTCTTGCAGTCCTGACAG ACCTGCGATTGCTTGGGCAACATGGGATCTTATAGCCATGGTGGAGAGTGGTAGACATGATGGACCAGCAACCCATGCTGTGACTTTTGTCTGGAATGGACATGAG GGAGAGGATGTAAACTTGGTGGGTGATTTTACGGGCAATTGGAAGGAACCAGTGAAGGCGACCCACAAAGGTGGATCTAGATATGAAGCTGAAGTGAGACTTCCACAGGGGAA ATACTACTACAAGTATATTGTTAATGGACAATGGCGTCATTCTACAAACTCACCAGCTGAGAGAGATGACAGTGGTAATGTTAATAATGTGATCATGGTTGGTGATACAGCCAGTATAAGGCCTTCAGTTCAACAACAGAAGAAG GATGCCAACATTGTGAAAGTGATCGAGAGGCCCCTGACAGAGAGTGAACGATTTATGCTGGCAAAAGCAGCTCGTTGTTTTGCTTTCTCCGTCTGCCCTATAAGATTGGCTCCTAAGTGA
- the LOC115751111 gene encoding phosphoglucan phosphatase LSF1, chloroplastic isoform X1, producing MVGDTLKKSSDPSGGKLVEIRDFGDTEMMMKEKMGSFSLVLERPFSPFPIHQLQRLSELDILYNKGFIPVVTWNKALLASNLRASEGSGNCGFVLFSSKFLSLDGWRLLSNQNGQTIAQVLQKNSPTPIMSPVVCIFSEDDSGDGDWTYGSFPLEEYIRALERSEGELYYNHSLGMRYSKITEQIYVGSCIQTDADVDTLSSIVGVTAILNFQGGVESQNWGINPNAINESCQRRGVLMINYPIRDSDSFDMRKKLPFCVGLLLRLLKKNHRVYITCTTGLDRSPACVIAYLHWITDTSLHAAYNFLTGLHSCSPDRPAIAWATWDLIAMVESGRHDGPATHAVTFVWNGHEGEDVNLVGDFTGNWKEPVKATHKGGSRYEAEVRLPQGKYYYKYIVNGQWRHSTNSPAERDDSGNVNNVIMVGDTASIRPSVQQQKKDANIVKVIERPLTESERFMLAKAARCFAFSVCPIRLAPK from the exons ATGGTAGGCGACACTTTGAAAAAGTCGAGCGATCCGTCTGGTGGCAAGCTTGTGGAGATTAGGGACTTTGGTGATACAGA GATGATGATGAAAGAGAAAATGGGGTCTTTTAGCCTGGTTCTGGAGCGACCATTCTCTCCATTCCCTATTCACCAACTGCAGCGTTTGAGTGAGCTGGATATACTATACAATAAAGGTTTCATTCCTGTTGTTACTTGGAATAAGGCTTTACTGGCATCAAATTTGAGAGCTTCTGAGGGAAGTGGAAATTGTGGATTTGTGTTGTTTTCTTCAAAGTTTTTGTCCTTGGATGGATGGAGGCTGTTAAGCAATCAAAATGGACAAACCATTGCTCAAGTTCTGCAGAAAAACAGTCCCACTCCAATCATGAGTCCAGTTGTTTGTATTTTCTCCGAAGATGATTCTGGAGATGGAGACTGGACTTATGGAAGCTTCCCTCTTGAAGAATACATTAGAGCACTCGAACGATCTGAAGGAGAGCTTTATTATAACCATTCCCTTGGTATGCGCTACAGTAAG ATTACGGAGCAAATATATGTTGGATCATGCATACAGACAGATGCTGATGTGGATACTCTCTCAAGCATTGTG GGTGTCACTGCTATATTGAATTTTCAAGGAGGAGTtgaatcacaaaattggggaaTCAATCCAAATGCAATTAATGAGTCATGCCAACGACGTGGTGTTCTCATGATAAATTATCCCATAAG GGACTCAGATTCCTTTGATATGAGGAAGAAACTGCCTTTCTGTGTGGGGCTCCTGCTACGTTTGTTGAAGAAGAACCATCGTGTATACATCACCTGCACTACTGGTCTTGATCGGTCACCTGCATGTGTGATAGCATATCTCCACTGGATTACTGATACTTCCCTCCATGCAGCTTACAATTTTTTAACTGGGCTACACTCTTGCAGTCCTGACAG ACCTGCGATTGCTTGGGCAACATGGGATCTTATAGCCATGGTGGAGAGTGGTAGACATGATGGACCAGCAACCCATGCTGTGACTTTTGTCTGGAATGGACATGAG GGAGAGGATGTAAACTTGGTGGGTGATTTTACGGGCAATTGGAAGGAACCAGTGAAGGCGACCCACAAAGGTGGATCTAGATATGAAGCTGAAGTGAGACTTCCACAGGGGAA ATACTACTACAAGTATATTGTTAATGGACAATGGCGTCATTCTACAAACTCACCAGCTGAGAGAGATGACAGTGGTAATGTTAATAATGTGATCATGGTTGGTGATACAGCCAGTATAAGGCCTTCAGTTCAACAACAGAAGAAG GATGCCAACATTGTGAAAGTGATCGAGAGGCCCCTGACAGAGAGTGAACGATTTATGCTGGCAAAAGCAGCTCGTTGTTTTGCTTTCTCCGTCTGCCCTATAAGATTGGCTCCTAAGTGA